In Bombus affinis isolate iyBomAffi1 chromosome 11, iyBomAffi1.2, whole genome shotgun sequence, one genomic interval encodes:
- the LOC126922285 gene encoding proteasome subunit alpha type-5 — protein MFLTRSEYDHGVNTFSPEGRLFQVEYAIEAIKLGSTAIGIATSEGVVLVVEKRITSSLMEPTTVEKIVEIDKHIGCAASGLIADSRTMIDRARVECQNHWFVYNERMSVESTAQAVSNLAIQFGDSDDDGSAMSRPFGVAMLFAGIDEKGPQLYHMDPSGTFVQFDAKAIGSGSEGAQQNLQEVYHKSMTLKEAIKAALVILKQVMEEKLSDNNIEVMTMTPEQLFHMFTKAELQEVITDIA, from the exons atGTTTTTAACACGTTCTGAATACGACCATGGTGTTAATACCTTCTCTCCGGAAGGGAGGTTATTCCAAGTTGAATATGCCATAGAAGCTATAAAACTTGGTTCCACTGCCATTGGAATCGCAACATCAGAGGGTGTTGTTTTAGTTGTGGAGAAACGTATCACTTCCAGTTTAATGGAACCCACAACCGTAGAAAAGATCGTAGAAATTGATAAGCATATTGGATGCGCCGCATCCGGCTTAATAGCTGACTCTAGGACTATGATCGATCGTGCTAGAGTAGAATGTCAAAATCATTGGTTCGTCTACAACGAAAGAATGTCCGTGGAGTCAACGGCACAGGCTGTATCTAACTTAGCTATACAATTTGGAGACAGTGACGACGATGGTAGTGCCATGTCAAGACcatttggtgtagcaatgttgtTTGCTGGTATCGATGAAAAAGGGCCTCAGTTGTATCATATGGATCCTTCTGGTACCTTTGTACAATTTGATGCTAAAGCTATTGGATCTGGAAGCGAAGGCGCCCAACAGAACCTCCAAGAAGTGTATCATAAG TCTATGACGCTTAAAGAAGCGATAAAGGCAGCTTTGGTTATATTGAAGCAAGTTATGGAAGAGAAACTGAGCGATAACAATATAGAAGTAATGACAATGACTCCTGAACAACTGTTTCATATGTTTACAAAAGCTGAATTGCAGGAGGTGATTACAGATATTGCTTAA